The Proteus terrae subsp. cibarius genome contains the following window.
GTGTCACTTTCGCTTTGGCAGCATTGTCTTGCCCGATTGCAGGATGAGTTACCTGCCACTGAATTTAGTATGTGGATACGTCCCTTGCAGGCAGAACTAAGCGATAATACGCTGGCGCTGTATGCACCTAATCGTTTTGTTTTAGATTGGGTGAGAGAAAAATACATTAATAATATCAACGCATTATTAGTGGATTTTTGTGGCTCTGAAGTCCCTTCTTTACGTTTTGAAGTCGGTAATAAACCCGCATCAACACGTACTACGGAAAGTATTCCTAAAGCGGTTGTACATCCAACGGTGAATACGGCTCCAACGCATAGTCAGCCTATTCGGCCAAGTTGGGATAATCAACCCGCTTCTCAATTGCCTGAGCTTAATTATCGTTCTAACGTTAACCCTAAACATAAATTTGATAACTTCGTTGAAGGTAAATCAAACCAGTTAGCAAGAGCTGCAGCAAGACAAGTTGCTGATAACCCTGGTGGTGCTTATAACCCACTCTTTTTATATGGTGGAACAGGGCTTGGTAAAACGCACTTATTACATGCGGTAGGTAACAGCATTATGGAACGTAAAGCGAATGCAAAAGTCGTTTATATGCATTCTGAACGTTTCGTACAAGATATGGTAAAAGCGTTACAAAATAATGCGATAGAAGACTTTAAACGCTATTACCGTTCAGTGGATGCGCTATTAATTGATGATATTCAATTTTTTGCCAATAAAGAGCGTTCACAAGAAGAATTTTTTCATACCTTTAACGCATTGTTAGAGGGTAATCAGCAAATCATTTTAACGTCAGACCGTTATCCTAAAGAGATAAATGGTGTTGAAGATAGATTAAAATCACGCTTTGGTTGGGGATTAACGGTTGCCATTGAGCCGCCTGAACTTGAAACCCGAGTGGCGATTTTGATGAAAAAAGCGGATGAAAACCAAATTCAGTTACCTGACGAAGTGGCCTTTTTTATTGCCAAAAGACTTCGTTCTAACGTCCGTGAGCTTGAAGGTGCATTAAACCGAGTGATTGCTAACGCAAACTTTACAGGTCGTGCGATTACTATCGACTTCGTACGTGAAGCATTGCGTGATCTGCTCGCCTTGCAGGAAAAATTAGTCACAATTGATAATATTCAAAAAACGGTTGCTGAATATTATAAAATTAAAGTCGCTGATTTACTGTCAAAGCGGAGATCTCGATCGGTTGCCCGTCCGAGGCAAATGGCAATGGCGCTGGCGAAGGAATTAACAAACCACAGCTTGCCTGAAATCGGGGATGCCTTTGGGGGTCGTGATCATACAACTGTACTTCATGCGTGCCGAAAAATAGAGCAATTGCGTGAAGAGAGTCATGACATCAAAGAAGATTTTTCCAACTTAATCAGAACATTATCATCCTAGCGCTATGAAATTTATCATTGAACGTGAACAGCTTCTTAAGCCGCTACAACAAGTAAGTGGCCCTTTAGGTGGTCGTCCAACATTACCTATTTTAGGTAACCTATTGCTTAAGGTAACGGAAAACACCTTA
Protein-coding sequences here:
- the dnaA gene encoding chromosomal replication initiator protein DnaA, whose amino-acid sequence is MSLSLWQHCLARLQDELPATEFSMWIRPLQAELSDNTLALYAPNRFVLDWVREKYINNINALLVDFCGSEVPSLRFEVGNKPASTRTTESIPKAVVHPTVNTAPTHSQPIRPSWDNQPASQLPELNYRSNVNPKHKFDNFVEGKSNQLARAAARQVADNPGGAYNPLFLYGGTGLGKTHLLHAVGNSIMERKANAKVVYMHSERFVQDMVKALQNNAIEDFKRYYRSVDALLIDDIQFFANKERSQEEFFHTFNALLEGNQQIILTSDRYPKEINGVEDRLKSRFGWGLTVAIEPPELETRVAILMKKADENQIQLPDEVAFFIAKRLRSNVRELEGALNRVIANANFTGRAITIDFVREALRDLLALQEKLVTIDNIQKTVAEYYKIKVADLLSKRRSRSVARPRQMAMALAKELTNHSLPEIGDAFGGRDHTTVLHACRKIEQLREESHDIKEDFSNLIRTLSS